Below is a genomic region from Phragmites australis chromosome 20, lpPhrAust1.1, whole genome shotgun sequence.
gtatataccactttataatatatatatatatatacatactattttttaatacttatatacttctttataagtgaatttttttttctgataccactttttaatatgtatatacttctttCTAAACAACCATTAGATTAGAGAGAGTATGTACATCCGGGAGTACAAGAAATGCTTTATATATATAGCTCAATATTTAAATATCCCAGCAACACTTTTGAACATATTTCGTGTACATACAAAACAGGAAATTTTTTGATCCAATTCGACGTTTTTTTGGTTGTCAGATTTATGGAGTGCCATGTAGCGAAAGACTGCTAGCACTGTAGCCATGTGGGCCACAGGGAGAAGATTAGGCTTCTGCGTATATACGTCATCTTCTACGGCTCGGACACGGAGTCCACCACCGCACACGGACCCTCTCCATGGACCGGGCCGCGCTCCGCATGGTGTGCTCGCCGCAGTTCTGGCGCATGGCCATCCTGTGGaccctctccctcctccactCCTACCTCCTCGTATTCCTCCGCGGCCGGACCGCCatccctcgccgccggcgaccaaGGACCGGCGCTGGCGGCGAAGGCCGCCGTCCCATCTGCGTGGTCACCGGGGTACGTACGTACTCAAGAACCTCTCTCGTGCACGTGTTtacctctctctatctctctccatGGTTGTCTGTGTAACGTCTCCCGCTATGGTGTTGGTGCAGGCGACGTCGGGGCTGGGcaaagcggcggcggcggcgctagcGCGGGAGGGCTACCACGTCGTCCTCGGTGAGTCCCGTGCTTGGTTGGGAATTTCGTCGAACAGGTGTTGAGCGTCTTTGTAGTTGACTCGTTATTGCCAAAGTAATTGAATCTACAAACCATTCTATTTTCCTTGCTGTCCATCGTGAATTAATTATGTAAACATTTCTGCTCTGATTCAGCCCTTAAGCACGGTGTGTTCCTTTCTTGGAAACCATGAACTCGATGAATCTTCGAAAGTAGCTGTGATGCTAATGTTTTGATATCATTGTTCATTAGTCAGTGATAGTTGTTTCAGTAGTTAGTTGATCCTTTGTTGTATCTATATTCTGTTCTATGTTCACACATTTCTATCCTTGCCATAGTCATTGGAGtagatatttgtttttttttttgttcttgtcAGATTGATTCATCCATGTCCATGACTTGATATAGTACTGAACTGgtatttaattctattttgtGTCAGCTGGACGTTGCATGCAGTTGTTATCTGAGGTATTATATAGATCTTGCTCTACATGTATGTTATGTTATCGTTTACCATTGTCATGCATGATTGTCACACTGTGTAAAACAGGCTGTTGAAAAAATTCAGAGGCAACAATCAGACGCCTATCTTGAAGCATTTCAACTCGACTTGTCATCATACAGATCAATAAAGAAATTTGAAAGTTCGCTAAAGCAGTGGATTCTGGAGACAAATTCGGAGCCTGCTATTCAGCTTTTGGTAAATAATGCTGGTATATTAGCGAAGTCACATCGAATTACCGAGGACGGGCTTGATGAGTAGGTGCTTCACTTGACAGTGTTCTTGAAAAATAAAACCGTTGTGTCGTCAATCTATGTTGTTTTCTACATTTCAGCATTATATTTTTGCCTTTCggctaatttctaaataaaCCTTTACCACATGCAAATTTCAGAATGATACAGACAAACTACATCGGTCCATTTATCctgaccaacattcttgtaccACTGCTGAAGAACAGCCCGGTACCTTCTCGAGTGGTTAATCTAACATCTTTCACACACAGATGTGGTAAGGGTTAACTAATAcgttttttttactattttagTCAGGAAACTGTATGAACTGTTTATGAACCTATGTTGAATAACTGTAGCATGGGTATCAACTGAACATTTCCTTTGTATATATTTGTTCATATCTATGTGTTATTTTATCCATTTTTCTTGTCGCCTTCCATATGCTAGTATGTCCAGTTTATGGTTGTGTCATTGTTCAGAACTTCAAAATCTTGCTGGTCACATAATTGCCTGCTCTGCTATTTGAGACTGATATGTACTTGTACTATCTGCTCACAATTATCATCTGCTCTTCCAGTAGCTCATAATTGGTGCTCGATGAAAACTCAGTTTGCATTTCAGGTCGATGATAAGCTAGTATGCTACCAGTACTtgtttccctttcttttttgtGCAAGAACAAGACATATAGTTTGATAACATGTGCAGTTTTCACATATCCAGTCTCAGGTATTGATGTGTCTGAGGGTGCATTGAGAGGAATGAAACTTGGTCAGTGCTCAGCGGGGAAAAGTTAtcacttagcttcttcttatgagTATACCAAGCGTGAGTGTCTTGGCTTAATTTTTTTGGTATATCTCATGTAATTCTATCCAGTTTTTTTGATTCATTATCCTATTGCAGTTTGTTTACTCCTATTCTCATATGAGCTTCATCAACAGCTTCACATATCTTCTGCTGTCTCTGTCATGTATGCACCATTATTCCATCAATTATCTCGATGTTTGTTTTTTGCCCATACAATAAAACTACATCCTTGCCTTGGAAGAACTACAGGCCCATTCTATTTGAtgtagaaaattttgagaataATTATGCGCTGTCCCTAAGGTCCTAGAACCTCAAAAATGGTGCTAAGGGTTACAATGAAGTTCAAAAATAGACTCTTGTTAGACTGTGGAGTAGACTCTAGTGTGGACCAGACTCTAAATATACCATGCTCACTAGAACCTTTTATTCTAGTCACAGAGTAACTCTCCACTAAAAAACATCTTTTCCAGATGTTACAAACATAATTGCAGAATATAAATATTTGTCATGACTCATGTTTGCTGTAGAAGATAGGTTAGGAATGCTCATCCATGTTTCAGTACTCTTTGTTAGCAATTCGCAGATTCATCCATGATTACCAGTTTGTTattgcacatatatatgagctTATGACTCGCTATATTTCTTGTTTCTAGGGCTGCTGATCCTGGTGCAGTGGAAACAAACATCATGCGGGAGCTTCCTCCATGCCTCTCTTGGTTTGCATTCTCCGTTCTGCGCTTCCTGAATCTCCTCCAGCAAACTGATTCCGGGGTTGGTGCTGTCCTTGATGCCGCTTTGGCGCCGGCTGAAGCATCTGGGGAGTATTTCTTTGGAGGGAAAGGACGGACGATCAGATCCTCCCGGCTGTCGTACGACACGGAAGTAGCCAAGAAGCTGTGGGCAGAATCGTCAGCATTGTTCAAGGAGCTGCAGCTTAGAGGACGTGATCTGGGGACTAATTGAAACTAACTTGTTAAAATTGGATCGTTTATCCAAGGAGTAAATTTCCGAGGACACTCTAATCTAATATAGTTTTTTTGATGTTGGGGTCTTAtcttgcttgggactaaaagactttgttgttgtttacGTTGTAAGAATAGAGCCCATAGTTCACTTGGACCTTTTAAGAATCGAGCTATAGTTCACTTGGTAGAGCCTTCAATTAAGAGGGCATTAAAGATCATATAAATATGATCTTAAAGTATTTGGTACTCCTATCTTTAAGACAAAGCTGAGAGACGTCTTCTCTCCGTggctgatttttttattattatcttTTGACCTTTTTTGCGCATGATAGAGTAAGCAAGGTCTTATTTTGCAGCTACAGTTACCAATTGTTTTTGCAGCTACGATTTCCAGTTAATTGGAGACCAGTAGTTTTATTGAAATATCCTGCTCTAAGGTATTGGCCGGAAATATTACTGTCACTGGTGTCGCCGTTTTCTACAATCTCCTAGGTGGTGGGACCAAAAGCACAGCAACACATGCAAGTGCAAGGAAATGATAGCTAGGAGCATGAAGATTTGAAGTCAGCCAGAATTCgtatttttcttctttcagAAGTTACACGGATCCTGTAAATTCTTCGTTTGTTGTACGCATATCTTGGTCTCGTATCCATGCGATTCTCATTAGTATTACCAACAGAATCTCGCGGATCCTTTACACAAGTAGCTAGAGTGAAATAGAGGAGTGTAGGATTTTACCCACGTATAATTTTACGCTTGACATCAGCCTGCTGTTGGTGTAAGAGTTTGAGTTATGAGGATGCGATAGAGGTAAAATTATAAGGGTTAGTATTAATTTTCGATTTTTGTGTGGGTGCATCCGCATCCCATGCTCTCCATGTACCTTCACCACTGCTTTAAACAGATATTGAAAGGTAGTATTTAGTTCGTAAGACGAAATGGGATAGAGCGGATTCATTTtgtttttgagctgtttggATGGAGAGCAGCGAGATAGAATAGTTTGAAATCAGAGgatattcttcaaagattcgggACAGAGCCGTTCCAAAAAAACGGTGAAACGCAGTCGTCCCACTTCAAACATGACACTGATGATAGTTCTGAGGTACTAAAATAGACTCGTTACATCCCACCCACTAAACAAACATCTATATATGAATGAAATTATCATATCCttaaatatatgaataaaatCATTCTATCCTACCTTGTTCTCTAACCAAACACTACATAAAGAAATGAACTCCGATGGTGAAGCACATTCTTTAGCTAAGACCATCTCAAGTGATTCCCGTCAGGGACCAAAATTCATTCACAAAAAGATTTTCATTTCCTTCAGCGTTCTAACGAtttctcttcacggttcccATCACGAAGAGATTCCTAAGAacattcccttcagaacgggattctctctcctttctcttcacaAATCCACATTCTCGCCTCTTCCCCATGCCAGGCTCTGCTACATCCAGCTTCCCACTGTGttagcaccgccgccgccgccgccgtcctcctcTCACGCACGGTAGGAGCTATATAAGTAActttgtaaaaaattataagtaGATTAAAATGGATTCATGAGCAAGTTAAGGATTTCCTTTCCAATTCCAAATCCCTCTCGCGCACGGCGCGACGGGCTCTCCAGTATTGCCTCGTTATGAAGCTGTAGCAGTGTTGCCTCGTCTCACCCTCAATGACTTTCCATTCATCGATTCCCTTTCCAATTCCAAATCCCTTCGCGATTTTTCACCCGTTCGTGGCGATTGGTTTGATCCCGTATTATATTGTTTTGGCGGAAGTTAAAGCTAATTAGAAGTTGCGCTGATGGTTGCAATCTTGTTTCAGATAGTAATTTGCTAACCAAGAGAAAATAACCATACGAGACCTTATCTCGAATATTTAAAAGCCGAATCCAATTTATAGTATGACACGTgacattttatttcttttatttatctTTATTTCTCTTTACCCAAACAACATTTTTCTAGTGGTTTTTCTTGTACACAAGAAAGTATAGGTGGGATGGAATGTACTTACAAAAATTCCAAATCTTTAAGGTTGACCACTCCCAATCAAGTTAACTGAAAACATTCCCATCACAGCTACACATGGACCGAATCCATGGTACACTGACTTCCATGTACCGAGATGCGCTCCTCATGGCGCATGGCCATCCTGTGGACCTCTCCCTCCTCTactcccacctcctcctcctccgtcgtgGTCGGGCCACCATCCCTCGCCATCGACGACCAAGGCTCGATGTTGTCAGCTAAGGCTGCCGTCCCCTCTGCGTGGTCATCGGGGTATGCTACGCACCCAAGAACTGCCATTATGCATGTGTGTCTACCTCTCTCTATCTTCGCATCATGGACATGGTGTATGATAataggtagtataaaactaccatatatCATTATCAAATATGTATTCTCTAAGATTTTCTATATTCACAGGGCATACGACCGTGTCCGGAGAGGAAATCCTAGATGTATAAAAACTGCTTGCAGATACCGAGATATCTCGtaaaaaagaaatctatctCTAAAAATGAGTCCAAAGATCACAAGATAACCCCTGGATATATACAGAGCTAGGAGATCCTACAGGAGAAAATCATTCAGATCCATTCAAACCCATGAAAGCCTCAAGCTCTAAGCCTTATGTACTTGTAATCTGCATTAATAATCCTTCCCGACTACTTGTAAAAAGTACTCGATtagatttagatctatctagactgATAAGATCACTCTTATAAAAATTATCGAAAAACAATATAAGTCAAACATAACATagaactattattttttttaaaaattgaaCATGTATAAATTTGTATGTACAAGTGTGATTAGATGATAGAAAATATCTCCTACTTTATTCACAACTCCATAAGATTGGTGTTTCATAAATCTTCGACAGGCGACGTAGGGGCTGGGCAGGGCGGTGGTGGCGGGCTGGCGCGGGAGGGCTACCACGTCGTGCTCGGTGAGTCGCGTGTTCCCCGCCGTGCGTTTTGCTTGAGCATTCCGTCGAGCAGGTGTAGTGCGTCCTTGTAGCTGTCGACTATTGCTCAAAATCTTGCTGTCCTCATAATTGCCTGCTCTGCTGTTTCGAGATTGATATGTACTTGTACCATCTGCTCTTCCAGTAGCTCATACTTGGTGCTCAATGGAACTTAGTTTGCATTTAAGATATATCATATGCTACCATTTTATTTGTTTCCTTTTCTCTCACTATAAGAACCACTAACCGGACATGTAGTTTGGCAAAAATGTGCAATTTTCGCATATCCAGTGTCAGAGGATGCATTGAGAGGAACGAAATTTGGTCGGTGCTCAGTGGCGGAAAGTTACCCTTTAGTTTCTACTTACGAGTACACCAAGCGTAAGTCTGTTGGCTCAATATTTTTAGTATACTTCATGTAATTCTATCCTAacttttttaattcattttcctATTGCAGTTTGTTTACTGATGTTCTCATATGAGCTTCATCGACAGCTTCACTTGTCATCTGCTGTCTCTGTCATGTATGCACCATCGATTATTTCtgtcattcatttttttttattctccaTACAGTAATACCGCATCCTTACTTTTTTACACCGGATCCTCTTTGCCCTGGGTCTTTTTTGAAGACCTTTTAACGAGGTGTAAACCCGGGATTTGAACCCCGGACCAGTGAAGACACGCCCTTGCGTCTTATCGGTGAGCCACACGCTCGTTTGCAACGTTGTGTAAAAAAAAACCCCCGCATCCTTGCCTATAGAAGCAATAGGGTCCCATTTTATTTGgcatagaatttttggagaatAATTATTTGTTGTCCCTCATGTCCTTCACACCTTTTATTTATAGCGCTAAGGACTACAATTAAAGTCAAGATGGACTCTCATTAGTCATTTCTATGAACAAGGACCCCTATTAGACTCTAAATGGACCATACTCTAATTATACTATGTTTAACAGAACCTTGTGTCCTGTAGTTACAGAGAAAACCCTTGCTGAAACATATCTGATTCAGATATTACAATAATCAGAGAATATAAAAAGTTTCATGTTTGCTGTAGAAGGATAATGTAGGAACCTCATCCCGATGTTTCAGACTCTTTGTTACAACTTAACATAAGCTTTGGCAATTCGCTCATTCATCCACGATTACCACTttgttattttacttttttttgtgACTTGTTACACTTTGTTTCTAGGGCTGCTGATCCAGGTGTAGTGGAAACAAACATCATGCGGGAGCTTCCTCCATGCCTCTCTTGGTTTGCATTCTCCGTTCTGCGCTTCCTGAATCTCAGCAAACTGATTCCGGGGTTGGTGCTGTCCTTGATGCCGCTTTGGCTCCGCCGGCAAACTTGCTGTTAAATCCTTGCAAAACTTAAGTCATTCGCAACAAAATGACGATGTGCTAGCATTGACTAATCACTACT
It encodes:
- the LOC133902497 gene encoding short-chain dehydrogenase TIC 32, chloroplastic-like isoform X2, which translates into the protein MDRAALRMVCSPQFWRMAILWTLSLLHSYLLVFLRGRTAIPRRRRPRTGAGGEGRRPICVVTGATSGLGKAAAAALAREGYHVVLAGRCMQLLSEAVEKIQRQQSDAYLEAFQLDLSSYRSIKKFESSLKQWILETNSEPAIQLLVNNAGILAKSHRITEDGLDEMIQTNYIGPFILTNILVPLLKNSPVPSRVVNLTSFTHRCVSGIDVSEGALRGMKLGQCSAGKSYHLASSYEYTKLCLLLFSYELHQQLHISSAVSVMAADPGAVETNIMRELPPCLSWFAFSVLRFLNLLQQTDSGVGAVLDAALAPAEASGEYFFGGKGRTIRSSRLSYDTEVAKKLWAESSALFKELQLRGRDLGTN
- the LOC133902497 gene encoding short-chain dehydrogenase TIC 32, chloroplastic-like isoform X1, whose translation is MDRAALRMVCSPQFWRMAILWTLSLLHSYLLVFLRGRTAIPRRRRPRTGAGGEGRRPICVVTGATSGLGKAAAAALAREGYHVVLAGRCMQLLSEAVEKIQRQQSDAYLEAFQLDLSSYRSIKKFESSLKQWILETNSEPAIQLLVNNAGILAKSHRITEDGLDEMIQTNYIGPFILTNILVPLLKNSPVPSRVVNLTSFTHRCVFTYPVSGIDVSEGALRGMKLGQCSAGKSYHLASSYEYTKLCLLLFSYELHQQLHISSAVSVMAADPGAVETNIMRELPPCLSWFAFSVLRFLNLLQQTDSGVGAVLDAALAPAEASGEYFFGGKGRTIRSSRLSYDTEVAKKLWAESSALFKELQLRGRDLGTN